The following coding sequences are from one Sphaeramia orbicularis chromosome 11, fSphaOr1.1, whole genome shotgun sequence window:
- the LOC115428052 gene encoding elongation factor 1-alpha isoform X3, whose translation MGKEKIHINIVVIGHVDSGKSTTTGHLIYKCGGIDKRTIEKFEKEAAEMGKGSFKYAWVLDKLKAERERGITIDIALWKFETTKYYVTIIDAPGHRDFIKNMITGTSQADCAVLIVAAGTGEFEAGISKNGQTREHALLAYTLGVKQLIVGVNKMDSTEPPYSQARYEEITKEVGAYIKKIGYNVKSVAFVPISGWHGDNMLEPSENMKWFTSWNIERKEGNVNGKTLLEALDSILPPARPTDKPLRLPLQDVYKIGGIGTVPVGRVETGILKPGMVVTFAPCNLTTEVKSVEMHHESLPEALPGDNVGFNVKNVSIKEIRRGNVAGDSKNDPPMAAAKFTAQVIILNHPGQICPGYSPVLDCHTAHIACKFSEFESKIDRRSGKKLEDAPKCLKSGDAGIVILEPSKPMCVESFSTCPPLGRFAVRDMRQTVAVGVIKEVEKKEVSGKTTKAAQKASKK comes from the exons ATGGGAAAGGAAAAGATCCATATCAACATCGTGGTCATTGGTCATGTCGACTCCGGTAAGTCCACCACCACCGGCCACCTCATCTACAAATGTGGTGGAATCGACAAGAGAACCATCGAGAAGTTTGAGAAAGAGGCCGCTGAG ATGGGTAAGGGCTCCTTCAAGTATGCCTGGGTGTTGGACAAGCTGAAGGCCGAGCGTGAGCGTGGTATCACTATTGACATCGCCCTGTGGAAGTTCGAGACCACCAAATACTACGTGACCATCATTGACGCTCCTGGACACAGGGATTTCATCAAGAACATGATCACTGGTACCTCTCAG GCTGACTGTGCTGTGCTGATCGTTGCTGCTGGTACTGGTGAGTTTGAGGCCGGTATCTCTAAGAACGGTCAGACTCGTGAGCACGCCCTGCTGGCCTACACCCTGGGTGTGAAGCAGCTCATCGTTGGTGTCAACAAGATGGACTCCACTGAGCCCCCTTACAGCCAGGCCCGTTATGAGGAAATCACCAAGGAAGTGGGCGCCTACATCAAGAAGATTGGTTATAACGTTAAATCTGTCGCCTTTGTCCCCATCTCTGGTTGGCATGGAGACAACATGCTGGAGCCCAGTGAAAAT ATGAAGTGGTTCACTAGTTGGAATATTGAACGCAAGGAGGGTAATGTCAACGGCAAAACCCTGTTAGAGGCTCTGGACTCCATCCTGCCCCCTGCCCGTCCCACTGACAAGCCCCTGCGTCTGCCCCTGCAGGACGTCTACAAAATTGGTG GTATTGGAACAGTCCCTGTGGGTCGTGTGGAGACTGGTATCCTGAAGCCTGGTATGGTCGTCACCTTCGCTCCTTGTAATCTGACCACTGAGGTGAAGTCTGTGGAGATGCACCACGAGTCTCTGCCTGAGGCTCTGCCCGGTGACAATGTCGGTTTCAACGTCAAGAACGTGTCCATCAAGGAGATCCGCCGTGGAAATGTGGCTGGTGACAGCAAGAACGACCCTCCCATGGCAGCAGCAAAATTCACCGCCcag GTCATCATCCTGAACCATCCTGGTCAGATCTGTCCAGGTTACTCTCCCGTCCTGGACTGTCACACTGCCCACATTGCCTGCAAGTTCAGTGAATTCGAATCGAAGATTGACCGTCGTTCTGGAAAGAAGCTAGAGGACGCACCCAAATGTCTAAAGTCTGGAGATGCCGGCATAGTTATTTTGGAGCCCTCGAAGCCCATGTGTGTGGAGAGCTTCTCCACCTGTCCCCCACTGG GGCGCTTTGCTGTACGTGACATGAGGCAGACGGTCGCAGTCGGTGTCATCAAGGAAGTGGAGAAGAAGGAAGTCTCTGGAAAGACGACAAAGGCTGCACAGAAGGCCAGCAAGAAATGA